The following are encoded in a window of Pontiella desulfatans genomic DNA:
- a CDS encoding alpha-L-fucosidase codes for MDWWQQDKFGMFIHWGPSSVAGVEISWARESHPFDHLGELNNVPDEVYDALHKEFNPVEFDADEIVRTAKEAGMKYLVFTAKHHDGFSMWPTELSGYNIMNTPYKRDICREFAAACRKYGLKLGWYYSTRDWYHPDYLVDDNSKYNDFYHGQIRELLTNYGEVSVLWFDHVAGAWNDYRFKELFDMIYELQPGIIVNDRAAKFVHGHLAGTPDPELVELTKGDFHTPEGKVGVFHKDFPWETCMPMSKGPDGHGGWSYRPEAITASFDKCAEMLAACVTGCGNMLLNIGPMADGSLRTSEFENLKEFKPWIETYGESIYGTEGGPFISGQWGGSCMKDDTLYLHIFRWENGTLELPALPRTVLTCEELGGETITFLQSDDSLSLRIKDGKKRSLHSVVKLQLEPGLELALMPVEGRAPRKQHGSLVDPLASNKKSGE; via the coding sequence ATGGACTGGTGGCAGCAGGATAAATTCGGGATGTTTATTCACTGGGGACCCTCCAGTGTAGCTGGGGTGGAGATCAGCTGGGCGCGTGAAAGCCACCCCTTTGATCATCTGGGCGAATTGAATAATGTGCCGGATGAGGTCTACGATGCACTTCATAAAGAATTTAACCCTGTTGAATTTGATGCTGACGAAATTGTGCGTACGGCTAAAGAAGCGGGGATGAAATACCTGGTTTTTACCGCCAAGCATCATGACGGCTTTTCCATGTGGCCGACAGAATTGTCTGGTTACAACATTATGAACACGCCTTATAAGCGCGATATTTGCAGGGAATTTGCAGCGGCCTGTCGTAAATATGGCTTGAAGCTAGGTTGGTATTATTCCACTCGGGACTGGTACCATCCGGATTACCTGGTCGATGACAACAGCAAGTATAACGATTTTTACCATGGGCAAATCCGTGAACTGCTGACGAACTACGGCGAGGTTTCTGTGCTTTGGTTTGATCATGTGGCCGGTGCCTGGAATGATTACCGCTTCAAGGAGCTGTTCGACATGATTTATGAGCTTCAGCCCGGAATTATTGTCAATGATCGCGCAGCCAAGTTTGTGCACGGGCATCTGGCCGGAACACCGGACCCGGAACTCGTTGAGTTGACTAAAGGTGATTTTCATACGCCGGAAGGTAAGGTCGGTGTTTTTCATAAAGATTTCCCCTGGGAAACCTGTATGCCGATGTCCAAGGGGCCGGATGGGCATGGTGGCTGGTCCTACCGACCGGAAGCAATTACGGCGAGTTTTGACAAATGTGCCGAGATGCTGGCGGCCTGTGTGACCGGCTGTGGCAACATGCTGCTGAACATCGGGCCGATGGCTGACGGCTCACTTCGTACGTCTGAATTCGAGAACCTCAAAGAATTCAAGCCCTGGATCGAAACGTATGGTGAAAGCATCTATGGAACTGAAGGTGGGCCCTTTATCAGTGGTCAGTGGGGCGGTTCCTGCATGAAAGACGATACGCTTTACCTACATATTTTCCGATGGGAGAATGGCACTCTGGAGCTTCCCGCTCTGCCGCGCACCGTTCTGACATGTGAAGAACTGGGTGGCGAGACCATTACTTTTCTGCAGTCCGATGATTCCCTCTCTCTTCGCATCAAAGACGGAAAAAAACGGAGCCTGCACAGCGTGGTTAAGTTGCAATTGGAACCCGGGTTGGAGCTTGCTCTGATGCCCGTTGAGGGTCGCGCTCCGCGCAAGCAGCATGGATCGCTTGTCGATCCATTAGCCAGCAACAAGAAATCAGGTGAGTGA
- a CDS encoding response regulator produces MKRAMRIMLVEDNPDYREVIEMAINKTAGMELTGKYGAAEVALNSLQDRDLRIEPDIVLLDLNLPAMSGLEALPFFRRSIPDAKVIILTQSDKEADVVTAIRQGASGYILKSSTIKQIKQGIRDVMDGDAPLDAGVATHIMKALKAKPIKERPERELSPRELEILTLLGEGFVKKEIGDKLDITYGTVATHVRNIYEKLNVINAPAAISKAYQSGILPMDPEE; encoded by the coding sequence ATGAAAAGAGCAATGCGTATCATGCTGGTGGAAGACAACCCCGACTACCGGGAAGTCATTGAAATGGCCATTAACAAAACCGCCGGCATGGAACTCACCGGAAAATACGGAGCCGCCGAGGTGGCCCTGAACAGCCTGCAGGATCGGGATTTGCGGATTGAACCGGACATCGTCCTCCTTGACCTGAACCTGCCGGCCATGTCGGGCCTGGAGGCACTCCCCTTTTTCAGAAGATCCATTCCCGATGCAAAAGTCATCATCCTGACCCAGTCCGATAAAGAAGCTGATGTCGTTACCGCCATCAGGCAGGGTGCTTCAGGGTATATCCTCAAGTCATCCACCATTAAGCAGATCAAACAAGGGATTCGCGATGTAATGGACGGGGACGCCCCGCTGGATGCCGGCGTTGCCACCCACATCATGAAAGCGCTGAAGGCCAAACCCATCAAGGAGCGGCCGGAACGGGAACTTTCTCCGAGGGAACTCGAAATCCTGACCCTGCTGGGTGAAGGGTTTGTTAAAAAAGAAATCGGCGACAAACTCGACATCACCTACGGCACCGTGGCCACCCATGTCCGAAACATTTATGAAAAACTGAACGTCATCAATGCCCCCGCCGCCATCTCCAAAGCGTACCAATCCGGCATCCTGCCAATGGACCCTGAAGAATAG
- a CDS encoding arylsulfatase, with the protein MVVVAGLITAVAYSEGKPQATNVRSPNVVIVITDDQGYGDLACHGNPYISTPHLDRLAGQSVRLDNYHVDTTCAPTRAALLTGRHSNRVGVWHTIQGRNMIRRREITMADIFADNGYATGLFGKWHLGDVYPYRPEDNGFQHCVYHPAGGVGQAPDYWGNDYFDDTYIKNGTFTRFEGFCTDVWFEEGIEFIEANAKADTPFLAYIAPNAPHGPFYCPKEYADRYTGKPGVPQAEFYGMITHIDDNMARLFQTLETCGVADNTILIFTTDNGTAAGTWNDGGFNAGMRGTKGSQYDGGHRVPFFLRWPDGGLSTEQRISDLTAHLDILPTLIDLCGLTAPEIQFDGFSLHDLLYNDGNNRQERSIVVETQRVVDPVKWRSCSVMTEDWRLIDGKELYDMRTDPGQQTDVSGDHPEVVQRLRGEYEQFWTDVSKDHDLTSYMLIGSDESPVVTLSSHDWLVEDVAWNQPHVLQGRCAKPAYWAIEIDHDGIYEFSLRRWPVEADKAINDPNGGKGFSFDTARLSIGAFNESKSIPEGAKEITFRVPLKKGVAKLAPLFSGGGEQVAPYYVYVTHNPVSGWKTPQGMGIPVYDPAYGRSPPQLKD; encoded by the coding sequence ATGGTCGTTGTGGCAGGTTTAATTACCGCAGTGGCTTATTCGGAGGGCAAACCACAGGCGACGAATGTGAGGTCGCCCAATGTGGTTATCGTGATTACCGATGACCAGGGCTATGGCGACCTGGCGTGTCATGGAAATCCGTACATCAGTACTCCCCATCTTGACCGGCTGGCCGGACAAAGTGTCCGGCTGGATAATTACCATGTCGACACCACGTGTGCACCGACCCGGGCGGCTCTGCTGACCGGTCGGCACTCCAATCGCGTCGGGGTTTGGCATACCATTCAGGGCCGCAATATGATTCGCCGTCGTGAAATCACCATGGCGGATATTTTTGCGGACAATGGCTATGCGACCGGCCTGTTTGGAAAGTGGCACCTTGGGGATGTTTATCCCTATCGCCCGGAAGACAACGGTTTTCAGCACTGCGTCTACCATCCGGCCGGTGGGGTCGGGCAGGCGCCGGACTACTGGGGTAACGATTACTTCGACGATACCTACATCAAAAACGGAACGTTTACGCGGTTCGAAGGGTTCTGCACCGATGTCTGGTTTGAAGAAGGCATTGAATTTATCGAGGCCAACGCCAAAGCCGATACACCGTTTCTGGCCTATATTGCACCCAACGCACCGCATGGCCCGTTTTACTGCCCGAAGGAATATGCCGACCGGTATACTGGAAAACCCGGTGTGCCGCAGGCTGAGTTCTACGGTATGATTACACACATCGATGACAACATGGCGCGGCTTTTCCAGACATTGGAAACCTGCGGTGTTGCCGATAATACCATCCTCATTTTTACGACGGATAACGGCACGGCCGCCGGAACATGGAATGATGGAGGATTCAATGCCGGCATGCGCGGAACCAAAGGCTCGCAGTATGACGGTGGACACCGTGTTCCCTTTTTCCTGCGCTGGCCCGACGGCGGCCTCAGCACGGAACAACGCATTTCAGATCTTACTGCCCATCTAGACATCCTGCCGACGCTGATCGATCTGTGCGGATTGACCGCTCCGGAAATTCAGTTTGATGGATTCAGTCTTCACGACCTTCTTTATAACGATGGAAACAACAGGCAGGAGCGTTCCATTGTGGTGGAAACACAACGGGTAGTGGATCCCGTCAAGTGGCGCAGTTGCAGCGTCATGACCGAGGACTGGCGGCTGATTGACGGCAAAGAACTCTATGACATGAGAACCGATCCCGGCCAGCAAACTGATGTCAGCGGGGATCATCCTGAAGTTGTTCAACGTCTGCGCGGAGAATATGAACAATTCTGGACCGATGTTTCGAAGGACCACGATCTGACCAGTTACATGCTGATCGGCTCCGATGAGTCTCCGGTTGTTACGTTGTCATCGCATGACTGGCTGGTTGAAGATGTCGCCTGGAATCAACCGCATGTACTGCAGGGTCGCTGTGCCAAGCCGGCGTATTGGGCCATAGAGATCGACCATGACGGTATCTATGAATTTTCGCTGCGGCGTTGGCCGGTTGAAGCTGATAAGGCCATTAATGATCCCAACGGCGGAAAAGGGTTTTCTTTTGATACGGCCCGTTTGTCCATAGGTGCTTTCAACGAGTCGAAATCGATTCCGGAAGGGGCGAAAGAGATCACCTTTCGGGTGCCGCTTAAGAAGGGTGTTGCGAAACTGGCGCCGCTGTTTTCCGGCGGAGGCGAGCAGGTCGCTCCGTATTATGTGTATGTGACGCACAACCCTGTTTCCGGCTGGAAGACCCCGCAGGGCATGGGAATCCCGGTGTATGATCCGGCTTATGGCCGGAGCCCCCCGCAGTTGAAAGATTAA